The window AACATTTTTACTATTAATTATGATCGTGTAGTCGAATTTGGTGCAGAGTTAGCAGGTATTCGTTTGATTGATCGGTTTGTTGGAACGGTAAATCCCATTTTTCATTCGTCACGCTTAGAGATCGATATGCATTACAATCCCCCTGGTATTCGTGGAGAACCACGCTATCTAGAAGGAGTCGTACATTTTGCGAAGTTGCATGGCTCTTTAGATTGGGTTTATCAAAATGGAAATGTCAGACGCATATCAGTGCCTTTTGGGGCTGAAACAGTTGAATCGTATTTTACTTTGTTGGATGGAGAAAAGCCTAATGCACAGTCATTAATGATTTATCCTAATGCATCAAAAGATCGTGAAACCTCTGAATATCCATATGTTGAGCTTTTTCGAGATTTGGCTGCAGCCATTTGCCGTCCTAACTCAACTGTGATATTGTATGGATATGGCTTTGGCGATGACCATGTTAATCGTGTTATTAAGGATATGCTAACAATACCGTCTAGTCATCTTGTTGTTATTTCTTATAATGATGAGGGCGATAGAATTCAAAGATTCTATGATGATGCAAAACGGCCAGCACAAACAACGCTTCTAATTGGTGAACATTTTGGGAATTTAAAAACACTCGTTGATGGTTATCTTCCTAAGCCAGCGATTGATCGAACTACTTTTCGTATGGTTGATCTTCTCAAGTCAAGAGGGGTTATTGTTGACGAGCATAAAGAAAAGGAAGGTGAACAATGAGTTTTACTCCTATAGAATATTCTTCATCTTTGCGAATTGGAACTGTTGAGTTTGTGGCTCCTGATGAAATAAAAGTTTCACTTGATTTAGAATCACCTGATGGGATTGCCGCAAATGCAGGAGTGCCTCGTTCATTTCCTCGCATAAATAATTATGTTATTGTTCCATCGGAGGCAGGGTATATTGTAGGGCAAATTGAATGGATCGCTGTTGAGCGTTCCCCTTTCCCAAAGCGTAAGGGTTTCCAGGATTATGGCTTGGTGGACCTCCCTTTTCCTTTACGGAAAATGCGAGTTAACCCCCTTGGTATATTAAAGGTTGATGAAGATGATAACTTTCTGTTTCGGCGTGGTGTGCAAACATTCCCCAGCATAGGCGAACCTGTGTTGATGCCTACAGATAAACAGCTTCGTGCTATTGTTGAATCCGGCGAAAAACGTAGGGTAAAGATAGGAACCAGTCCTTTAGCCGCTAATGCGGATGTGTGTATTGATCCAGATAGACTTTTTGGCCGGCATTTAGCAGTTTTAGGGAATACGGGAAGTGGGAAATCATGTTCAGTTGCTGGTTTAATCCAATGGTCGTTAGATGCAGCTAAAAAAGATGA is drawn from bacterium and contains these coding sequences:
- a CDS encoding SIR2 family protein, whose translation is METSWNSKHILKVQDDREPNIVEEPDIKKHRQRVEPWLTALFQSDHLSLLVGSGLSLAVHKLATGNSGEGMAKIAFSVFKEQMDTCVVEAARKAGRGNGNIEDQIRVANDLLQGLEIYTSTGVFGSKKIKKEMGKFKEEINSGLFEFVKRILQTEKNIVNASNPKAAEYLLNFMVSFASRSGTRERLNIFTINYDRVVEFGAELAGIRLIDRFVGTVNPIFHSSRLEIDMHYNPPGIRGEPRYLEGVVHFAKLHGSLDWVYQNGNVRRISVPFGAETVESYFTLLDGEKPNAQSLMIYPNASKDRETSEYPYVELFRDLAAAICRPNSTVILYGYGFGDDHVNRVIKDMLTIPSSHLVVISYNDEGDRIQRFYDDAKRPAQTTLLIGEHFGNLKTLVDGYLPKPAIDRTTFRMVDLLKSRGVIVDEHKEKEGEQ